One genomic segment of Desulfomicrobium sp. ZS1 includes these proteins:
- a CDS encoding ABC transporter permease, whose translation MALHPFFRELRLTLGILARNPSAVIGGVIIAVMVLLAVGAPLLAPFDPVRLSLPDRLLAPGATHYFGTDELGRDIFSRVMFGARISLSIGLLVIAVAGITGALIGATSGYFGGRTDNVIMRFMDVILSFPSLILALALAAALGPSLVNAILATAFVMIPKFARLVRGEAMVVREMPYVAASRVAGAGHGFIIRRHILPNCLNSAIVLATLTLGDAILIAASLSFIGLGAQPPTPEWGAMIASGRKFLMDQWWYATFPGLFILFTVIGFNIFGDALRDVLDPRIRR comes from the coding sequence GTGGCACTGCATCCATTTTTCCGCGAACTGCGACTCACCCTGGGCATACTCGCACGCAACCCCTCGGCCGTGATCGGCGGGGTCATCATCGCCGTCATGGTCCTCCTGGCCGTGGGGGCGCCGCTGCTGGCCCCCTTCGACCCCGTGCGTCTGTCTTTGCCGGACCGGCTTCTGGCACCGGGCGCGACGCACTACTTCGGCACGGACGAGCTCGGCCGCGACATCTTCTCCCGCGTCATGTTCGGAGCGCGCATCTCGCTGTCCATCGGCCTTCTGGTCATCGCCGTGGCCGGGATCACGGGCGCGCTCATCGGCGCGACGTCGGGATATTTCGGGGGCAGGACCGACAACGTCATCATGCGCTTCATGGACGTCATCCTGTCCTTCCCGTCGCTCATCCTGGCCCTGGCTCTGGCGGCGGCCTTGGGGCCGAGCCTCGTGAACGCCATTTTGGCCACCGCCTTTGTCATGATCCCCAAATTCGCCCGGCTCGTGCGTGGCGAGGCCATGGTCGTGCGCGAGATGCCCTATGTGGCCGCCAGCCGGGTCGCCGGGGCCGGACACGGCTTCATCATCCGCCGCCACATTTTGCCCAATTGCCTGAACTCGGCCATTGTCCTCGCCACCCTGACCCTTGGCGACGCCATCCTCATCGCCGCCTCCCTGTCCTTCATCGGCCTCGGTGCCCAGCCGCCCACCCCGGAGTGGGGGGCCATGATCGCCTCGGGCCGCAAATTTTTGATGGACCAGTGGTGGTACGCGACTTTCCCTGGCCTCTTCATCCTGTTCACGGTCATCGGCTTCAACATCTTCGGCGACGCCCTGCGCGACGTCCTCGACCCGCGAATCAGGCGCTGA
- a CDS encoding ABC transporter ATP-binding protein, translating into MTKLLLDIRNLSVSFDTYQGQARVLDKASLGVRHGEIMGLVGETSCGKSVLSRSILRIIPSPPGRIDGGEIYFEGQDLLKLPRPAMRKLRGERISMIFQEPMSSLNPVFSVGNQMREVVRSHRPVSRGEANAICLEMLSSVRLPDPESVLTAYPHELSGGMRQRVMIAMALTCRPALLLADEPTTALDVTVQGQILAILAELAASQGLSILFVTHDMGVVAQLCHRVAVMYAGQVVEVADVESLFARPAHPYTQGLIASIPGRTAGGELYAIPGSVPSCLAPPPGCRFHTRCTQAGPDCRRAVPEMVRVASDHSVACHLCPTGGAL; encoded by the coding sequence ATGACAAAGCTACTCCTCGACATTCGCAACCTTTCCGTCAGCTTCGACACCTATCAGGGCCAGGCCCGCGTGCTGGACAAGGCAAGCCTCGGCGTCAGGCACGGCGAGATCATGGGCCTTGTCGGCGAAACCAGCTGCGGCAAGTCCGTGCTCTCGCGCTCCATCCTGCGCATTATCCCTTCGCCTCCAGGCCGTATCGACGGCGGCGAGATCTACTTCGAGGGCCAGGACCTGCTCAAATTGCCGCGCCCGGCCATGCGCAAGCTGCGCGGCGAGCGCATCTCCATGATCTTTCAGGAGCCCATGAGCAGCCTCAACCCCGTCTTTTCAGTGGGCAACCAGATGCGCGAGGTGGTCCGCTCCCATCGCCCGGTCAGCCGGGGCGAAGCGAACGCCATCTGCCTTGAAATGCTGAGCTCCGTGCGTCTGCCGGACCCCGAGTCCGTGCTCACGGCCTACCCGCACGAGCTGTCGGGGGGCATGCGCCAGCGGGTCATGATCGCCATGGCCTTGACCTGCCGCCCGGCGCTGCTGCTGGCCGACGAGCCGACCACGGCCCTCGACGTCACGGTCCAGGGCCAGATCTTGGCCATTCTGGCCGAGCTCGCCGCAAGCCAGGGGCTGTCCATCCTCTTCGTCACCCACGACATGGGCGTGGTCGCCCAGCTCTGCCACCGCGTGGCGGTCATGTACGCAGGCCAGGTCGTGGAGGTCGCGGACGTCGAAAGCCTCTTCGCCCGCCCGGCCCATCCGTACACGCAGGGCCTCATCGCCTCCATCCCCGGACGGACCGCGGGCGGCGAGCTGTACGCCATCCCGGGCAGCGTGCCGAGCTGTCTCGCCCCTCCGCCGGGTTGCCGCTTTCATACGCGCTGCACGCAGGCCGGGCCGGACTGCCGCCGGGCTGTCCCGGAGATGGTGCGCGTGGCCTCGGACCACAGCGTGGCCTGCCACCTCTGTCCCACGGGAGGCGCGCTGTGA
- a CDS encoding ABC transporter ATP-binding protein: MNESLLRVQDLCKAFAVGGSFLGGKKWLRAVDKVSLHVDRGETLGLVGESGSGKTTVGNLILRLLSPDSGAIVFEGVDMTRLAGSELVTARARMQVVFQDPQSSLDPRMTVGSIVSLPLKILGLAKGSALRERAVASLAEVGLGPECLDRYPHEFSGGQRQRIGLARALVASPAFVIMDEPTSALDVSVQAQILNLMGDLQSRHGHAYLFISHDLTVVRHVSHRIAVMYLGAIVETAPTQTLFDNPAHPYTRALLASVPVPDPRNRRNLALLTGDVPSPVDLPPGCRFHPRCPEALPQCASLDPPRVVLSPGHEVVCHLHQQNT, encoded by the coding sequence GTGAACGAGTCGCTGCTCCGCGTCCAGGACCTGTGCAAAGCCTTTGCGGTGGGTGGAAGTTTTCTGGGGGGAAAGAAGTGGCTGCGGGCGGTGGACAAGGTCTCCCTGCACGTGGACCGTGGCGAGACCCTGGGGCTTGTCGGGGAGTCGGGCAGCGGAAAGACCACCGTCGGCAATCTGATCTTGCGCCTGCTCTCCCCGGACAGCGGCGCGATCGTCTTCGAGGGCGTGGACATGACCCGGCTCGCCGGCTCGGAACTGGTCACGGCCAGGGCCCGCATGCAGGTCGTCTTTCAGGATCCGCAGAGCTCCCTGGATCCGCGCATGACCGTGGGGTCCATCGTCTCTCTGCCGCTCAAGATTCTGGGCCTGGCCAAAGGAAGCGCGCTGCGCGAGCGGGCCGTGGCGAGCCTAGCCGAAGTGGGCCTCGGGCCCGAATGCCTGGACCGGTATCCGCACGAATTTTCCGGCGGGCAGCGGCAGCGCATCGGCCTTGCGCGCGCTCTGGTCGCGAGTCCCGCCTTCGTGATCATGGACGAGCCCACCAGCGCCCTCGATGTCTCGGTCCAGGCGCAAATCCTGAACCTCATGGGCGATCTGCAGTCCCGTCACGGCCACGCCTACCTGTTCATTTCCCATGATCTGACCGTGGTCCGCCATGTCAGCCACCGCATCGCGGTCATGTACCTGGGCGCCATCGTCGAGACGGCCCCCACGCAGACGCTTTTCGACAATCCGGCCCACCCGTACACGCGGGCGCTCTTGGCCTCGGTCCCCGTTCCCGACCCGCGCAACCGCCGCAACCTGGCCCTTCTGACCGGGGATGTGCCGAGCCCCGTGGACCTGCCGCCGGGGTGCCGTTTTCATCCGCGTTGCCCCGAGGCCCTGCCGCAGTGCGCCAGCCTGGACCCGCCAAGGGTGGTCCTGTCACCCGGACACGAGGTCGTCTGTCATCTTCACCAGCAAAACACGTAA
- a CDS encoding M55 family metallopeptidase produces the protein MKIYISADIEGVGGVARHEHSRVDGREYPLARRLMTNEVNAAIGGAFEAGAMDVTVSDSHNVGLNLLPEELDERARLVMGSPRTLSMMHGIDATYSAAFFVGYHAMGGTMDASIVHTFTGRIQEVRLNGIKVGEIGLNAALAGHFGVPVAFVAGDLAACREAEALLPGVRTLAVKEAIGAYAAICEHPARTCRAIHAAAMEAITNPPKVKPLVFSGEVELTVRCTTASGADRAGMIPRAERLDDLTVQYVGRDVIEAFKAFNTMSCLVELVPFI, from the coding sequence ATGAAAATCTATATCAGCGCAGACATCGAAGGCGTGGGCGGCGTGGCCCGCCACGAGCATTCCCGCGTGGACGGCCGCGAATACCCCCTGGCGCGCCGGTTGATGACAAACGAGGTCAACGCGGCCATTGGCGGGGCCTTCGAGGCCGGGGCCATGGATGTGACCGTGTCGGATTCGCACAACGTGGGCCTCAATCTCCTGCCCGAGGAGCTCGACGAGCGCGCCCGCCTGGTCATGGGCTCGCCGCGAACCCTGTCCATGATGCACGGCATCGACGCCACGTATTCGGCCGCGTTCTTCGTCGGCTATCACGCCATGGGCGGCACCATGGACGCGAGCATCGTGCACACCTTCACAGGCAGAATCCAGGAAGTGCGTTTGAACGGGATCAAAGTCGGAGAGATCGGACTGAACGCGGCCCTGGCCGGACACTTCGGCGTGCCCGTGGCCTTCGTGGCCGGGGATCTGGCCGCCTGTCGCGAGGCCGAGGCCCTGCTGCCGGGCGTGCGCACCCTGGCGGTCAAGGAAGCCATCGGGGCCTACGCCGCCATCTGCGAGCACCCCGCCAGGACATGTCGGGCCATCCACGCCGCGGCCATGGAAGCGATCACCAATCCCCCCAAGGTCAAGCCGCTGGTTTTCTCCGGCGAGGTCGAGTTGACGGTGCGCTGCACCACGGCGTCAGGCGCCGACCGCGCAGGCATGATCCCGCGCGCCGAGCGCCTGGACGACCTCACGGTACAATACGTCGGTCGCGACGTGATTGAAGCTTTCAAGGCCTTCAACACCATGAGTTGTCTGGTGGAGCTGGTGCCGTTCATCTGA
- a CDS encoding HigA family addiction module antitoxin, whose amino-acid sequence MNETQRPITPGEILLEEFLKPMGVSQYRLAKEVNVPAQRISEIVAGRRGITADTDLRLCRFFGLSKGYWLRAQAAHDTEVAERTLKAELQKIKPWSGAAA is encoded by the coding sequence ATGAACGAAACGCAACGTCCCATCACTCCCGGCGAAATCCTTCTGGAAGAATTTCTGAAGCCCATGGGCGTCAGCCAGTACCGTCTGGCCAAGGAAGTCAATGTGCCCGCGCAGCGCATCAGCGAGATCGTGGCGGGGCGACGCGGCATCACGGCGGACACCGACCTGCGCCTGTGCCGTTTTTTCGGCCTCTCCAAGGGCTATTGGCTCCGCGCCCAGGCCGCGCATGACACGGAAGTCGCTGAGCGCACGCTCAAGGCCGAACTGCAGAAGATCAAGCCATGGTCCGGCGCCGCGGCCTGA
- the eutC gene encoding ethanolamine ammonia-lyase subunit EutC, whose amino-acid sequence MNEPSSSFHPVIEDPWAELKRFTAARIALGRSGSSLPLKESLSFRLDHARARDAVHSPFRRAELAARLAGVGLAGAKLACLELESSVTDRSEYLTRPDKGRRLSLRSRALLESEKTGFDICLVVGDGLSARAIHENAEPFVLACLKIFDQAGLTVAPVCLVENARVAIADEIASLLSARLSIILIGERPGLSSPNSMGIYLTMNPGPGTTDERRNCISNVRDGGLSIPEGVRKLGYLVEEAFRLGNSGVELKDRMAVNYLPFGLPESAITGGLPES is encoded by the coding sequence ATGAACGAACCGAGCTCATCTTTTCACCCTGTCATTGAAGATCCTTGGGCCGAGCTCAAGCGCTTTACCGCCGCCCGCATCGCCCTGGGGCGGTCCGGCTCCAGTCTGCCGCTCAAAGAAAGTCTGTCATTCAGGCTCGATCATGCCCGGGCCCGCGACGCGGTGCATTCGCCGTTTCGCAGGGCTGAACTGGCCGCGCGTCTGGCCGGGGTCGGGCTGGCCGGGGCCAAACTGGCCTGTCTGGAACTGGAATCAAGCGTGACCGACCGGAGCGAATACCTGACCCGTCCGGACAAGGGGCGGCGGCTCAGCCTGCGTTCGCGGGCCCTTCTGGAAAGCGAGAAGACGGGATTTGATATCTGCCTGGTGGTGGGCGACGGCCTCTCGGCCAGGGCCATCCACGAGAACGCCGAGCCCTTTGTCCTGGCCTGTTTGAAAATTTTCGACCAGGCCGGGCTGACCGTAGCGCCGGTCTGCCTGGTGGAAAACGCGCGGGTGGCCATCGCCGACGAGATCGCGAGCCTCCTCTCGGCCAGATTGTCGATAATCCTCATCGGCGAGCGGCCGGGCCTGTCCTCGCCCAACTCCATGGGCATCTACCTGACCATGAACCCCGGACCCGGCACCACGGACGAGCGGCGCAACTGCATCTCCAACGTGCGTGATGGGGGACTGAGCATACCTGAGGGTGTGCGCAAGCTCGGTTATCTGGTGGAGGAAGCCTTTCGGCTGGGTAACAGCGGAGTGGAACTGAAAGACCGGATGGCGGTGAACTATCTGCCGTTTGGTCTGCCCGAATCGGCGATAACGGGCGGGTTGCCGGAAAGCTGA
- a CDS encoding ethanolamine ammonia-lyase subunit EutB, producing MKRTLKDLLAKATPLRSGDVLAGVAAETEEERVRAQMALAEVPLTRFLEEFVIPYEDDEVTRLIVDSHDPEAFAPVRSFSVGELRDWLLTDEADGAALTRLAPGLTPEMVAAVSKLMRLQDLILVASKCRVVTRFRNTIGLPGTFSVRLQPNHPTDDLKGIAASTLDGLCYGCGDAVIGINPATDNLDNIRRILEMLDGLISRYAIPTQSCVLTHVTTTMEAIKRGAPVDLCFQSIAGTQGANASFGVSLSLLQEALEATRSLGRGTVGDNVMYFETGQGSALSAGAHHGVDQQTIEARAYAVARKFEPLLVNTVVGFIGPEYLLSGKQITRAGLEDHFCGKLMGLPMGVDVCYTNHAEADQDDMDALLTLLGTAGCTFVMGVPGADDIMLNYQSTSFHDAAYLRKLLGRNPAPEFATWIESSGIMDGAGGLVPIEKSNRLLALPNGVAGGK from the coding sequence ATGAAACGAACATTGAAGGATTTATTGGCCAAGGCCACGCCCTTGCGGTCCGGCGACGTCCTGGCCGGGGTGGCGGCGGAGACGGAAGAGGAGCGGGTGCGCGCCCAGATGGCGCTGGCCGAAGTGCCGCTGACCCGTTTTCTGGAGGAGTTCGTCATCCCCTACGAGGACGACGAGGTCACGCGGCTGATCGTCGATTCCCACGATCCCGAAGCCTTTGCGCCGGTGCGGAGCTTCAGTGTGGGCGAGCTGCGCGACTGGCTACTGACCGACGAGGCGGACGGGGCGGCCCTGACGCGACTGGCTCCGGGCCTGACTCCGGAGATGGTCGCCGCCGTGTCCAAGCTGATGCGCCTGCAGGATCTCATTCTGGTCGCCTCCAAGTGCCGGGTCGTGACCCGCTTTCGCAACACCATCGGCTTGCCCGGCACTTTCTCGGTGCGCCTGCAGCCCAATCATCCCACCGATGACCTGAAGGGCATCGCCGCCTCCACCTTGGACGGGCTGTGCTACGGCTGCGGGGACGCGGTCATCGGCATCAATCCGGCTACGGACAACCTGGACAACATCCGCCGCATCCTGGAGATGCTGGACGGGCTCATTTCCCGGTACGCCATCCCGACCCAAAGCTGCGTGCTGACCCACGTGACCACGACCATGGAGGCCATAAAGCGCGGCGCGCCCGTGGACCTCTGTTTCCAGTCCATCGCCGGGACGCAAGGAGCCAACGCAAGCTTCGGGGTTTCCCTGTCCCTGCTGCAGGAAGCGCTGGAGGCAACGCGGTCTTTGGGGCGCGGCACTGTGGGCGACAACGTCATGTATTTCGAGACCGGCCAGGGCAGCGCGCTTTCGGCCGGTGCGCATCACGGGGTGGACCAGCAGACCATCGAGGCCCGGGCCTACGCCGTGGCCCGGAAGTTCGAGCCGCTGCTGGTCAACACGGTGGTCGGATTCATCGGCCCGGAATATCTGCTGAGCGGCAAGCAGATCACCCGCGCCGGGCTGGAGGACCATTTCTGCGGCAAGCTCATGGGCCTGCCCATGGGCGTGGACGTCTGCTACACCAACCACGCCGAGGCCGATCAGGACGACATGGACGCGCTCCTGACCCTGCTCGGCACGGCGGGCTGCACCTTTGTCATGGGCGTGCCCGGCGCGGATGATATCATGCTCAACTATCAGTCCACGTCCTTCCACGACGCGGCCTACCTGCGCAAACTTCTGGGACGCAATCCCGCGCCGGAATTCGCGACGTGGATTGAATCGTCGGGCATCATGGACGGGGCCGGAGGGCTTGTGCCCATCGAGAAGTCCAACCGACTTCTGGCCCTGCCGAACGGGGTTGCGGGGGGAAAATGA
- a CDS encoding glycoside hydrolase family 3 protein, producing the protein MTSFGTFCRGVACTVLLAMLPGPLLAAEQTLLRDMIGQMLLVGFRGTAVDGNSPILRDIREHNLGGVIFFDRDVQLQSAERNIQSPEQVRALTASLQANARVPLFVAVDQEGGRVRRFKEAQGFPPSPSAKAMGQGTPAQTRLEGERTGKLLADLGVNLDFAPVADVDVNPQSPAIGALERSFSADPDLVALHAHAFCRGLLAQGVLPCLKHFPGHGSASADSHRGLTDISNTWSAAELRPYEMLIPLKASPLIMTGHLFLRQLDDAYPSTLSKAVLRGLLRQRLGFQGVIVSDDMQMRAIADHYGQAEAILLAVEAGVDVLVFGNNLDYDPEIVPKAIDILVKAVEDGRLSAERIAASYERIQAAKEQLYTRFAWVP; encoded by the coding sequence ATGACGTCATTTGGAACTTTTTGTCGGGGTGTCGCCTGCACGGTGTTGCTCGCCATGCTGCCCGGCCCGTTGCTCGCGGCGGAGCAGACGCTTCTTCGCGACATGATCGGTCAGATGCTTCTGGTCGGTTTTCGCGGAACCGCCGTCGACGGGAACTCCCCGATCCTGCGCGACATTCGGGAGCACAACCTTGGGGGTGTGATCTTCTTTGATCGCGACGTGCAGCTGCAAAGCGCCGAACGCAACATCCAGAGCCCGGAGCAGGTCAGGGCGCTGACCGCGAGCCTGCAGGCGAACGCCCGGGTCCCGCTTTTTGTCGCCGTGGATCAGGAAGGCGGACGGGTGCGACGTTTCAAGGAGGCCCAGGGATTTCCGCCGAGCCCTTCGGCCAAGGCCATGGGGCAGGGCACGCCGGCCCAGACCCGGCTTGAGGGCGAGCGGACCGGAAAGCTGCTGGCGGATCTTGGCGTCAATCTCGATTTTGCCCCGGTGGCGGATGTGGACGTCAACCCGCAGAGCCCGGCCATTGGCGCCCTGGAGCGCAGTTTCTCCGCCGATCCGGACCTCGTCGCGCTCCATGCCCATGCTTTCTGCCGAGGGCTGCTGGCGCAGGGCGTGCTGCCCTGTCTCAAGCATTTTCCCGGGCATGGCAGCGCCTCGGCGGACTCGCATCGTGGACTGACCGACATCAGCAACACTTGGAGCGCTGCGGAGCTGCGTCCCTACGAGATGCTGATTCCGCTGAAGGCCAGCCCGCTGATCATGACCGGGCATCTCTTCCTGCGCCAGCTTGACGATGCCTACCCAAGCACCCTGTCCAAGGCTGTGCTGAGGGGGCTTTTGCGGCAGCGTCTGGGTTTTCAGGGCGTCATCGTCTCCGACGACATGCAGATGCGCGCCATCGCCGATCATTATGGCCAGGCCGAAGCGATTCTTCTGGCTGTCGAGGCCGGGGTGGATGTGCTGGTTTTCGGCAACAACCTGGATTACGATCCTGAGATCGTACCCAAAGCCATTGATATTCTGGTCAAGGCCGTGGAGGACGGGCGCCTGTCCGCCGAGAGAATTGCAGCCTCGTATGAGCGCATTCAGGCCGCCAAAGAGCAGCTGTACACCCGTTTTGCCTGGGTTCCATAG
- a CDS encoding TRAP transporter large permease subunit, whose translation MIALLMCTTLMVLLLTGQRVFGAVGFVGAAASLLLWGDGGSEMPFNASMVLLNWFPLLTLPLFIFMGYMLSESGIANDLYKMFHVWMGPLNGGLAIGTVVLMVAISAMNGLSVAGMAIGTSIALPEMLKRGYDKKMITGVIQAGSSLGIMVPPSIVLVLYGMIARQPVSQLWLAGVFPGLLLALLFVGYIVIRCKLNPALGPSLSFEERSSITGREKIALLRAGIVPIAIVFMVTGLFMLGVTSLVESSAVGAAAAMIAAMAKGRLSRTVLDSSLHKTLSVSCMFMWIILAALCYGAVFDGLGAVHAIEILFLEKWGLSPWGVLIMMQVSYIIMGMFLDDTAMLVIVAPLYIPLIIALGFNPIWYGVLYTVTCQIAYMTPPFGYNLFLMKAMAPKEVTLVDIYGSIVPFVTLMIIGLGLIITFPQIALYLPELYFPK comes from the coding sequence ATGATCGCTCTTCTTATGTGCACGACCCTCATGGTGCTGCTTCTGACCGGACAGAGGGTGTTTGGAGCCGTGGGCTTTGTCGGAGCGGCAGCTTCGCTCCTGCTTTGGGGCGACGGCGGCTCGGAGATGCCTTTCAACGCGAGCATGGTGCTCCTGAACTGGTTTCCGCTCTTGACCCTGCCACTTTTCATCTTCATGGGCTACATGCTGAGCGAATCGGGCATCGCCAACGACCTCTACAAGATGTTTCATGTCTGGATGGGGCCCCTGAACGGCGGTCTGGCCATCGGCACGGTGGTGCTCATGGTCGCCATTTCGGCCATGAACGGACTGTCTGTTGCGGGCATGGCCATCGGTACGAGCATCGCCCTGCCGGAGATGCTTAAAAGGGGATACGACAAGAAGATGATCACCGGCGTGATCCAGGCCGGAAGCTCGCTCGGGATCATGGTGCCGCCGAGCATCGTGCTGGTCCTTTATGGTATGATCGCACGCCAGCCGGTCAGCCAGCTCTGGTTGGCAGGGGTGTTTCCGGGGCTTTTGCTGGCCTTGTTGTTCGTGGGCTACATCGTGATCCGCTGCAAATTGAACCCGGCTCTGGGGCCGTCCCTTTCCTTTGAGGAGCGTTCCAGCATCACCGGCAGGGAGAAGATCGCCCTGCTGCGTGCGGGCATTGTTCCCATCGCCATCGTCTTCATGGTCACCGGGCTTTTCATGCTGGGCGTGACAAGTCTGGTCGAAAGCTCCGCCGTGGGCGCGGCCGCGGCCATGATCGCCGCCATGGCCAAGGGGCGTTTGAGCCGTACGGTGCTTGATTCATCGCTGCACAAGACGCTGTCCGTGAGCTGCATGTTCATGTGGATCATCCTGGCGGCACTTTGTTACGGAGCGGTCTTCGATGGGCTGGGCGCGGTGCACGCCATCGAAATCCTGTTTCTTGAAAAGTGGGGGCTTTCACCCTGGGGCGTGCTGATCATGATGCAGGTTTCCTATATCATCATGGGCATGTTCCTGGACGATACGGCCATGCTGGTCATCGTCGCGCCGCTGTACATCCCGCTCATCATTGCTCTTGGCTTCAACCCCATCTGGTACGGCGTTCTTTATACCGTAACCTGCCAGATCGCCTACATGACCCCGCCGTTCGGCTACAACCTCTTCCTGATGAAGGCTATGGCGCCCAAGGAAGTCACCCTGGTCGACATCTACGGCTCCATCGTGCCTTTCGTGACCTTGATGATCATCGGCCTTGGCCTGATCATCACTTTTCCGCAGATTGCCCTCTACTTGCCGGAGCTGTACTTTCCCAAGTAA
- a CDS encoding TRAP transporter small permease subunit has translation MFKALVTYTKYVDALNRLVGKFAMYLMFVMMLILLYASFSRSLLNSPVVWAVELAQFTMAAYYLLGGGYSVILRGHVRMDVLYSTWTPKTRAIIDAFTSFFLLFYLGMLLYGGISSTAYSLEYGQKNYSAWAPPLSPIKIIMVVGIVLMVLQCVSRLIKDISKAMGVDMLKTYGDVMP, from the coding sequence GTGTTCAAAGCATTGGTGACATATACGAAATACGTGGACGCCCTCAATCGTCTGGTCGGGAAATTCGCCATGTACCTCATGTTCGTGATGATGCTCATCCTTCTGTATGCGTCTTTTTCACGAAGCCTGCTCAATTCACCCGTGGTCTGGGCCGTGGAGCTGGCGCAGTTCACCATGGCCGCCTACTATCTTCTCGGAGGCGGCTATTCGGTCATCCTGCGCGGGCATGTGCGCATGGACGTGCTCTACAGCACCTGGACACCGAAGACCCGGGCCATCATCGACGCGTTCACGTCCTTCTTCCTGCTTTTTTATCTCGGCATGCTGCTTTATGGCGGCATATCGAGCACCGCCTATTCCCTAGAGTACGGCCAGAAGAACTATTCCGCCTGGGCTCCGCCGCTTTCGCCGATCAAGATCATCATGGTCGTCGGCATCGTGCTCATGGTGCTGCAGTGTGTGTCCCGCCTGATCAAGGACATATCCAAAGCCATGGGCGTGGACATGCTCAAAACCTACGGAGATGTGATGCCATGA
- a CDS encoding TRAP transporter substrate-binding protein → MKRREFVKMAGLGATAAAAATVVNAPFVHASKKTPIRWRLQTYAGPALAEHVIKPQIDAFNKIASGDMVIELYNADQLVPTPELFRAMQRGTIDAVQSDDDSIAAPVDVAVFAAYFPFATRYSLDVPTLFNHYGLNEIWQEAYSEVKGVTWLGAGAWDPCNFATKQPIRSLADLKGKRVFTFPTGGKFMQRFGVVPVTLPWEDVEVALQTGELDGIAWSGITEDYTVGWADVTKYYLTNNINGAWVGSYFANSDKWEQVPDHLKTLFKVTMDSSNYYRQHWYWWGEAHYRTKGGKLELTTIPEEEWAQVEAEAVKYWDEIAATSPRCAKVVQILKDYTETMKKAGKPYRYA, encoded by the coding sequence ATGAAAAGAAGAGAGTTTGTCAAAATGGCAGGGCTGGGAGCCACCGCCGCGGCGGCAGCGACAGTGGTCAACGCACCCTTTGTGCATGCTTCCAAAAAAACGCCCATCCGCTGGCGTCTGCAGACGTACGCCGGTCCTGCCCTGGCCGAGCATGTCATCAAGCCGCAGATCGATGCCTTCAACAAAATCGCAAGCGGCGACATGGTCATTGAACTCTATAACGCGGACCAGCTCGTGCCCACGCCCGAACTGTTCAGGGCCATGCAGCGCGGCACCATCGACGCCGTGCAGAGCGACGACGACTCTATCGCCGCGCCCGTCGACGTGGCCGTTTTCGCCGCGTACTTTCCCTTCGCAACGCGCTATTCTCTCGATGTGCCCACCCTCTTCAACCATTACGGTTTGAATGAGATCTGGCAGGAGGCCTACAGCGAAGTCAAAGGCGTGACCTGGCTTGGAGCCGGCGCATGGGATCCATGCAACTTCGCCACCAAGCAGCCCATCCGCTCGCTGGCGGATCTGAAGGGAAAGCGCGTCTTCACCTTTCCCACCGGCGGCAAATTCATGCAGCGTTTCGGCGTGGTGCCCGTCACCCTGCCCTGGGAAGACGTCGAAGTGGCCCTGCAGACCGGAGAGCTGGACGGTATCGCCTGGTCCGGCATCACCGAGGACTATACCGTGGGCTGGGCCGATGTGACGAAATACTATCTGACCAACAACATAAATGGCGCCTGGGTGGGTTCGTATTTTGCCAACTCCGACAAATGGGAACAGGTTCCCGATCACTTGAAGACTCTCTTCAAGGTCACCATGGACAGCTCCAACTACTATCGCCAGCACTGGTACTGGTGGGGAGAGGCACACTACCGCACCAAGGGCGGAAAGCTCGAACTGACCACCATCCCCGAGGAAGAATGGGCCCAGGTGGAGGCGGAAGCGGTCAAATACTGGGACGAAATCGCGGCCACCAGCCCACGTTGCGCCAAGGTTGTCCAGATCCTCAAGGATTACACCGAGACCATGAAAAAGGCGGGCAAGCCGTACCGTTACGCCTAG